One window of the Periophthalmus magnuspinnatus isolate fPerMag1 chromosome 6, fPerMag1.2.pri, whole genome shotgun sequence genome contains the following:
- the cav2 gene encoding caveolin-2 — translation MGLEKEKRDSSIIMDEDEFNRSIEPILSGKQALYADTPGTRDPQDINAHLKVVFEDVIAEPQSSHSFDRVWIWSHAGFELVKFLFYRLLSTLLAVPLAFILGLLFAILSLIHIWLVVPCIHSVLMLLPSLKIIWRSLMDSFVSPLFTSAGKIFSSVRVTAVEY, via the exons ATGGGTCTGGAGAAGGAGAAGCGGGATTCCAGCATCATTATGGACGAGGATGAGTTTAACCGCTCCATCGAGCCGATCCTGTCCGGGAAACAAGCGCTGTACGCGGACACGCCGGGCACACGCGACCCGCAGGACATCAACGCGCACCTCAAG GTGGTCTTTGAGGACGTGATCGCAGAGCCGCAGTCGTCTCACAGTTTTGATCGTGTTTGGATTTGGAGTCACGCCGGATTCGAACTCGTAAAGTTCCTGTTCTACCGCCTCCTGTCCACTCTGCTCGCGGTGCCCCTGGCCTTCATCCTGGGACTGCTCTTCGCCATCCTCAGCCTCATCCACATATG GCTGGTGGTCCCGTGCATACACAGTGTCCTCATGCTCCTTCCTTCACTGAAGATCATCTGGAGAAGTTTGATGGACTCATTCGTGTCTCCACTTTTCACCAGCGCTGGAAAAATCTTCTCCTCTGTCCGAGTCACGGCTGTGGAATACTGA